In Zingiber officinale cultivar Zhangliang chromosome 9B, Zo_v1.1, whole genome shotgun sequence, the genomic window GTCCTCTCGAAGGTTTCTTAGTTTATTTCGGACTGAGAACTTGATTCGTAATGTTGAGCATATTATCTCCTGTCACTGCCATATGTAACAGATAAATGAAGTTAGGATAtattcttttgatatgcatgtatatatacGTAGGCCTGGGTCGGTACAGTATACcatatcaaaaattgaataccGTATACTGTACCGAAAAAATCAGTATTCTAAGAAATAATACTGTTACCGTACCGACATTTCGGTATATCGAAATGTCGGTACGGTATCGGTAAAATACCGTCATGctgaagttatatatatattacatataatatataaaaaatcattttcttGTAATGAAGTGCGGTTATCACTATTCACCGATACAAAATAAATCTTTCAAGAAACTCAAAGAGATCAAGAAAGATATATACAACAAAATAAATTCCTCAGAACAATAAACACCAACCatgaatagaaataaaaaaaaaatgaaaactcaaGTTTTCGAGTCGAGAGTACGTCGTATGGCAGCACATATTCACTGGATCATATACAACCAAATAACATGAAGTTTAAACAGTCGTGGATCAATTTACTTGAGCAATAACAGAAAATTAAAATAGTGGAACAATCAAATAACATAAAGAGATACTCTGGCTATTCCTACGTAAAAAGATTGGAGCAATCTGAATTCAGTTTGGGGAAGAATTTAAccgtttagggtttggtttaggcTTTAGGGGaatctaaattaatcatttaatctatagttactcggtatttcggtataccgaaatatttTAAATCGTTATTGTTACCGTTACTGACAAATTCAGTATGATATGATACCGTACCGAATTTTTCAGTATACCGAAAATTTCAATATATACGTTTTTTCGATATGATTTTTCGGTATTTCgatatttcgatatttttttccaGCTCTATAATATACACAATCTGTTTCCAAAGATATACGAGTACACATTCAATGGACCAAAATAAATCGAAAAAACATGGTCCATTACCACAGTGGATGAGAGGGTAGTGAGAACCCATGTGGAGATGATCTTGTTGAGATATCAATAAATATTGGAATAGCCTGATGTTTTGACAGGACTCATGGTTGGCCAACTTGCTTTAGTTTTGAGAAATTAGTGTCTTTTACAGCCCCACTTAAGTATCCAGTGTCAAATGTGCCTGTTCTATACTATAATTAATCTATTTAATGTTTTAATGAGGTTCTAtactataattaattaatttatattttaattttccaaTGTTTTTAAGGTGGTTCGTGTGTACCATCGAGGAGCTCGAATCTCTAAGAAGCAAGCACATCATTGTCCAGAACACGCAGGTGCCGAGTGGTGGTTTCTTTGAAGTGCAGGGAATCGATTCCTCTCAGGTCCTGCTCTTTTCCCATGCTTAATTTGCTTACGAAAACAGAGTAACATAATTGTCGTAATTTGGAGTGCAGGTGGATGTAGAGGTGACTTTTGAAGCGACAGGGCTGGAAAAAGCTGAGGCCTTCGATCTTTCATGGACGACTAATGCCGAAGCACTCTGTGGCTAGAAGAGAGCAAACGTCAGGGGTGGAGTCGGGTCATTTGGTCTCCATGTTCTAGCTTCAGCCAACATGGAAGAGAGAACTTCCATCTTCTTCGGAATCTTCAAAGCTCAAACAAAATACAAGGTCCTCATGTGCCATGATCCTACCAGGCAAGTTCCATATAGCTTCTTGGATGAGCTAACTGTTATCTAATAGACCAAATATTCATCCTTTTGCTATCGTGCATAGGTCAACGCTAAGACCAAACATGTACAAACCAACGTTTGCGGGCTTTGTCGATGTAGATATACCTGAAGTGGCAAAATGTCTTTGAGGAGTTTGGTATGCTCGATTAATCTTTTGGACAATGGTTTTCCTTGTATCATAATGTATATTTCTTTCTATTCGAACCTGGTTAAATGCCATATTGCAGATTGACCACTCTGTGCTGGAGAGCTTTGGGGCAGGGGGGACGACATGCATTACATCCAAAGTTTAATCCAGCACAGCCATCGGAAGAAATGCTCATCTATTTGTGTTCAACAATGGATTAGCCAATGTGAAAGTATCAAAGCTCAAAGCATGGGAGATGAAGAGGCCCTTCATGAATGGAGTATGAGGTTGCATTCATCGTAATGTCCTCTCGAAGGTTTCTTAGTTTATTTCGGACTGAGAACTTGATTCGTAATGTTGAGCATATTATATCCTGTCACTGCCATATGTAACAGATAAATGAAGTCAGGATATATTCTTCtgatatgtatgtatatatatgtagGCCTGGGTCGGTACGGTATACCATATCTAAAATTGAATACCGTATACCGTACCAAAAAAATCAGTATTCTAAGAAATAATACCGTTAACGTACCGACATTTAGGTATGCTGAAATGTCGGTACGGTATCGATAAAATACCGTCATGctgaagttatatatatatattacatataatatataaaaaataattctcttaTAATGAAGGGTGGTTATCACTATTCACCAATACAAAATAAATCATTCAAGAAACTCAAAGAGATCAAGAAAGATATATATAACAAAATAAATTCCTCAGAACAATAAACACCAACCatgaatagaaataaaaaataaaaatgaaaactcAAGTTTTCGAGTCGAGAGCACGTCGTATGGCAGCACGAATTCACTGGAACCTATACAATCAAATAACATGAAGTTTAAACTGTCGTGGTGCAATTTGCTTCAGCAATAACAGAAAATTTAAATAGTGGAACAATCAAATAACATAAAGAGATAATCTGGGTATTCCTACGTAAAAAGATTAGAGCAATCTAAATTCGGTTTGGGGAATAATTAAGccgtttagggtttggtttaggcTTTAGGCTTTAGGGGaatctaaattaatcatttaatctatAGTTATTCGGTATTTCGGTATgccaaaatattttaaatcgttaCCGTTAACGTTACCGTTACTGACAAATTCAGTACGATATGATACCGTACCAAATTTTTCGATATACCGAAAATTTCGATATATACGGTATTTTTTCGGTATGATTTTTCAGTATTTTGATATTTCGATATCTTTTTCCAGCCCTATAATATACGCAATCTGTTTCCAAAGATATACGAGTACACATTCAATGGACCAAAATAAATCGAAAAAGCATGGTCCACTACCACAGTGGATCAGAGGGTAGTTAGAACCCATGTGGAGATTATCTTGTTGTGATATTAATAAATATTGGAACAACCTGATGTTCTGACAGGACTCATGGTTGGCCAACTTGCTTTAGTTTTGAGAAATTAGTGTCTTTTACAGCCCCACTTAAGTATCCAGTGTCAAATATGCCTGTTCTATactataattaatttatttatattttaattttccaaTGTTTTTAAGGTGGTTCGTGTGTAACATCGAGGAGCTCGAATCTCTGAGAAGCAAGCACATCATTGTCCATAACACTCAGGTGCCGAGTGGTGGTTTCTTTGAAGTGCAGGGAATAGATTCCTCTCAGGTCCTGCTCTTTTCCCATGCTTAATTTGCTTACTAAAACAGAGTAACATAATGGTCGTAATTTGGAGTGCAGGTGGATGTAGAGGTGACTTTTGAAGTGACAGGGTTGAAAAAAACTGAGTCCTTCTATCCTTCATGGTCGACTAATGTTGAAGCACTCTGTGGCCAGAAGAGAGCAAACGTCAGGGGTGGAACCGGGCCATTTGGCCTCCATGTTCTAGCTTCAGCCAACATAGAAGAGAGAGCTTCCGTCTTCTTCAGAATCTTCAAAGCTCAAACAAAATACAAGGTCCTCATGTGCCATGATCCTACTAGGCAAGTTCTATGTAGCTTCTTGGATGAGCTAACTGTTATCTAATAGACCAAATATTCATCCTTTTGCTATCGTGCATAGGTCAACGCTGAGACCAAACATGTACAAACCAACGTTTGCGTGCTTTGTCGATGTGGATATACCTGAAAGTGGAAAAATATCTCAGAGGAGTTTGGTATGCTCGATTAATCTTTTGGACAATGGTTTTCCTTGTATCATAATGTATATTTCTTTTTGTTCGAACCTGGTTAAATGCCATATTGCAGATTGACCACTCTGTGGTGAAGAGCTTTGGGGCAGGGGTGACGACATGCATTACATCCAGAGTTTATCCCAACACAGCCATTGGAAGAAAGGCTCATCTATTTGTGTTCAACAATGGATTAGCCAATGTGAAAGTATCAAAGCTCGAAGCATGGGAGATGAAGAGGCCCTTCATGAATGGAGCATGAGGCTGCATTCATGGTAATGTCCTCTCGAAGGTTTCTTAGTTTATTTCGGACTGAGAACTTGATTCGTAATGTTGAGCATATTATCTCCTGTCACTGTCATATGTAACAAATAAATGAAGTCAGGATATATTCTTCTgatatgtgtgtatatatacgTAGGCCTGGGTCGGTACGGTATACCATACCCAAAATTGAATACCGTATACCGTACCAATAAAATCGGTATTCTAAGAAATAATACCGTTACCGTACCGACATTTCGGTATACCAAAATGTCGATACGGTATCGGTAAAATATCGTTATGccgaagttatatatatatatatatatatatatatatatatatatatattacatataatatataaaaaataattctcttaTGATGAAGGGCGGTTATCACTATTCACCAATACAAAATAAATCCTTCAAGAAACTCAAAGAGACAAAAAAAGATATATACAACAAAAtaaattcctcaaaacaataaACACCAACCatgaatagaaataaaaaaaaaaatgaaaactcaaGTTTTCGATTCGAGAGCACGTCGTATGCAGCACAAATTCACTGGATCATATACAATCAAATAACATGAAGTTTAAATAGTCGTGGAGCAATTTGCTTGAGCAATAACAGAAAATTTAAATAGTGGAACAATCAAATAACATAAAGAGATAATCTGGCTATTCCTGCGTAAAAAGATTGGAGCAATCTGAATTTGGTTTGGGGAAGAATTAAGccgtttagggtttggtttaggcTTTAGGCTTTAGGGGaatctaaattaattatttaatctaTAGTTACTCCGTATTTCAGTATATCGAAATATTTTAAATCGTTACCGTTAACGTTACCGTTACTAACAAATTCAGTACGATATGATACCGTACCGAATTTTTCGGTATGCCAAAAATTTCGATATATACGGTATTTTTTCGGTATGATTTTTCAGTATTtcgatattttgatattttttttccaGCCCTATAATAACGCAATCTGTTTCCAAAGATATACGAGTACACATTCAATGGACCAAAATAAATCGAAAAAGCATGGTCCACTACCACACTGGATCAGAGGGTAGTGAGAACCCATGTGGAGATGATCTTGTTGAGATATCAATAAATATTGGATCAGCTTGATGTTTTGACAGGACTCATGGTTGGCCAACTTGCTTTAGGTTTGAGAAATTAGTGTCTTTTACAACCCCACTTAAGTATCCAGTGTCAAATGTGCCTGTTCTATactataattaatttatttaatgttTTAATGAGGTTCTAtactataattaattaatttatattttaattttccaaTGTTTTTAAGGTGGTTCGTGTGTACCATCGAGGAGCTCGAATCTCTGAGAAGCAAGCACATCATTGTCCAGAACACGCAGGTGCCGAGTGGTGGTTTCTTTGAAGTGCAGGGAATCAATTCCTCTCAggttgtaatgacccaattttcctcattaggagttctaaaagttcttaaaaatatttagaaataccttagaaatattctagatatttttagaaaattttagagtatttttatgcaatttttggaggtcgtttgatatttttactaaacgaaggaagttttgacaaaaaaatgtccaagctgaggttTGAATCAGCAACCTTTGACTCGATCAAAACCCAACTGACCAAGTGTGCTGGCGGTCGTTGCTGGTAAAATAGGAAGTGAGATTTAATTAAGCAATGatttaaaacagaaaataaaaggggaaaaagggcgcggctgaggaatcgaactcgCGACCTTTGACTTAATCAAAACGCGGCTGACCTGGTGTTCCAATGAATGTTTCGTATTAATAGGgaagcgaaatattcttaagcaataacagaataccctagttataagaaaggaacttaggttttccctttTGGCCCGAGAACCTtaattcctctcttctccctcacgcgtgCGCGACGTCGACGATTTCTCTcacggcggaaacgaagaagcaggcttagggcttcactccggcggccggcgagctcccTCCTCCGCGAGTTCTTCACatatccgagctcctctcggcaAGGTGAGCGCACGAGCACAAGAAGGGGCTGAGATCTTCATCCCTCCAAACCCTAGCAGCccttccttcggttgtaagtccaagaacgatgtaagtactactcacctgtggtaggagttgctccgaatttagggtttcCGTTTCCCTTTGtttcggattttgctgtgccgagtagtATTGTATGCTAGAGCTTTTCctttctttgctttgtttatcTGGCCGAATTTCTAAGGTTGAGTTGCTGTGCCGAACTGCCATGCTAGGGTTTTTCTTACCATCCACAGCATGCTCCTTTGTTTCGGATTTCACTGTGCAGagtggttgctagggatttagccgTGTAGTTAATGAGCATGAACAACTCCTTAGTCAAGTATGCAGTGTTAGTTTCCTTGTTATTTGATTAGCatgagaattttgaattttgtgatTTATATGCTTCAATTGTGATAATCTGAACAGCCTCAAATTCTAGCACGTAGTTATGCTTTAAGCATGCCTTTAGCACTTGAATGGTGTATTCTTGTATGTCTACCTGCTgtccataaattccagcaagcttGTCCTTCATTTGGGCCGTGCAGATGGGCGTAAACAGCCCTCGATCATTAGCATTTCAAGTGTAGGCAGTCCTGGATGATTGGTAGGCATGATCAGCAGGTTATCTAagtgaaaattttagtttttggtGCTGTATAGTGGCACGAACAGCCCTTAACCTAGATACAAAGTGttaatttctttgctatttaataaaTATGATCAGCCCTATTTAATAGCATTTCAAATTCAGCCCTTCATTATTTTGTAAGCATGATATTCTATTGGGTATGTGCAGCATTGATCCCTTTATTACTAGGTTTCATTTGCTATTAGTTATACCTGGGCAGACTTTCTAGTTTcccatttgctattggaataacatgagcagtattgaattataattcagttgctagtttcttgttttgatacatatgcatatatgtgttagttagcttctaatagctctttaatctaaagcatatagttagttatttttgctattttaataagatgaatatccatgtattttagtggaatgattatgtgccctattaaaccttttgaggattatggataactacaagtaagaaaaagaccaaggtctagttagaaaagataacaagtaaattaaaagtaagaggctagtacccgatttccgaggttgtcgttaaacaaatccaggtgaccaattccgaggtcttggccctggtaagaccgaggtctttatcctcataggactggaggctcgctaccccagtcactattagagagcgcgcataagatgatactaagtctgggcccaagaaagagaagaagaaagttaagaattaatttcaagtataaagctataagtaaatgaaacaagtatcacatatgtttagaactagccaaGATTAtctcttttaattctaagcatatcgtattggttttcatttgctttccttatgagtttattgagcatgattagctttatttctagcatgcagatttattcttatatcatgagtatgcagatttattcttatatcatgagtatgcagtttattttagtgctttgctattagatgagtatgtttagccttttctttttagcatttcagtctcaGCATCttttgcatcttatgcacttatgagcttttgtgagatagattagtacttactaagcgtttcacttatagatttatttttcctcctactgcagataaaggaaaagctaaagtataaagaagAAAGTGACAAGGAGGATGCATGATgaatggtgtgtgatgttgaactatggaagcctcgggacctggctaagaagttgtttagagtcctttactattattacagaagttgagattgttaaagagtcaTTTCCTTTTCTTATGTTGCTAGTTGAGAGTATTCCACATTGTTAGTTTGGCTGTTTTCTTTTCTTGGAGCTTTATTCGTTgatattgctagaatagttttattttttagttgttgtgtcttattactgcgtggttgtgagatacatatataccagccgcatgtggctgattgTATTATTTTGcatgtgatatgggttaggttttaagggtcttcagatgaggaaagaaaaggaagaaagagtcaaaggaggtaggccaataacggccgaaacatactttcagaacaaaggtaggccaatatcggtcgatacatgcctgccgtatgaaggtaagtcaatattggtcgggacataccttcagaacaaaggtaaaccaataacgaccgatacatactccagagcaaaggtaaaccaataacggccgatacatgcctgccgaacgaaggtaggccaatatcggtcgatacatgcttgccgtatgaaggtaagtcaatattggtcgggacataccttcagaacaaaggtaaaccaatatcggtcgatacatgcttgccgtatgaaggtaagccaataacgaccgatacatactccagagcaaagatagaccaatatcggtcgatacatgcctgccgaacgaaggtaggccaatatcagtcgatacatgcctgccgtatgaaggtaagccaataacgaccgatacatactccagagcaaagatagaccaatatcggccgatacatgcctgccgaacgaaggtaggccaatatcggtcgatacatgcctgccgtatgaaggtaagccaataacgaccgatacatactccagagcaaagatagaccaatatcggtcaagagggttctttcgagcaaagaacccacaCAGCTCCTTCAaggaataccttagaaacatgttgaatattattttttgacacaacaaagatacaaacagaagtcacatgaagaagaatcatacatgaatatatcaaatagaataattcatgatagagaatatatattctggcgggaaatatgctttcagcttgtcttgcaggtgctaaacgacaaagaaagtacatctggggtacaaaaaagattccttaaaaattatcttccgcaagggcgcaactgacgtcatctcataacgaactctaacaaaccggggtccacttcatggctacggaggttacatgaagtggtataaaagggggaatcctctccgttggctaggtaagttcacatcattgtgtactttcacaaccctaattttctggctactgttcatcttatttattcttccttccttgacatcaagagagatcactgatttaagcgtcggaggacctagccagggattcccaccccggttttaggtcactgacgatagtgttggttggtctcttgtgcgcagggagcctcgggagcttggGAGTTCGACTTTCGCCTATCTGAACGgagatttcttcctacttatcagatttccttcggtgactctggttttcttccgatccgctttgggtttcttggGTCGAGGTTCTActggcattattcttcatcaatCTGTTTCCTTCCGGATCCCTGATTCCGGTATCTTTGGCGCTCAAATCTGTCAGgaaattcacctgaatctgagactacgtgatggaagaagctgggaagtcgaacctacttactattagtcgcgaggatttggatctcctcattaattctcatgttcagaaagccctacaacaacaacaacaacaactgcaagctcatactggggccagtctgccgacggctcatcatccggcgatatcaactactgaacctcagaaaggaaaggagatagaagaagaattctccaaccaggcgt contains:
- the LOC122023269 gene encoding beta-fructofuranosidase, insoluble isoenzyme 1-like — encoded protein: MEERTSIFFGIFKAQTKYKVLMCHDPTRWFVCNIEELESLRSKHIIVHNTQVPSGGFFEVQGIDSSQVDVEVTFEVTGLKKTESFYPSWSTNVEALCGQKRANVRGGTGPFGLHVLASANIEERASVFFRIFKAQTKYKVLMCHDPTRSTLRPNMYKPTFACFVDVDIPESGKISQRSLIDHSVVKSFGAGVTTCITSRVYPNTAIGRKAHLFVFNNGLANVKVSKLEAWEMKRPFMNGA